One segment of Massilia sp. Se16.2.3 DNA contains the following:
- the epsG gene encoding chain length determinant protein tyrosine kinase EpsG: MGMLLLEAGKLTLDNAERVLRMQKDLGIRYGEAAVRLGLVSEDDIRQALARQFGYDYVQPGQGALSARLVAAYEPFSPQVEALREIRSQLMLRWFARGRRALAVVGADPEDGAALFAANLAVVLSQLGEQTLLVDANLRSPRQQEVFGLKPRQGLSDLLVGRTDLDAIVRVPGFADLSVLPAGTLPPNPQELLSREAFRTLHTLLENRYDVLLYDLAPFGYGADALAVAARAGGVLLAARKDHTRVADVARMAEQLVEAGAEVVGAVVMEF; this comes from the coding sequence ATGGGCATGCTGCTGCTCGAAGCGGGCAAGCTAACGCTGGACAACGCCGAGCGCGTGCTGCGCATGCAGAAGGATCTCGGCATCCGCTATGGCGAAGCCGCGGTGCGCCTTGGCCTGGTCAGCGAGGACGACATTCGCCAGGCGTTGGCGCGGCAGTTCGGCTATGACTACGTGCAGCCGGGGCAGGGCGCTCTGTCGGCGCGCCTGGTGGCCGCCTACGAGCCTTTTTCGCCTCAGGTAGAAGCCCTGCGCGAGATTCGCAGCCAGTTGATGTTGCGCTGGTTTGCGCGCGGCCGCCGGGCACTGGCCGTGGTCGGCGCCGACCCCGAGGACGGAGCGGCATTGTTCGCCGCCAATCTCGCAGTCGTCCTGTCCCAGCTCGGCGAGCAGACCCTGCTCGTGGACGCGAACCTGCGCAGTCCGCGCCAACAGGAGGTGTTCGGACTCAAGCCACGCCAGGGCTTGTCCGACCTGCTCGTGGGACGCACCGACCTCGACGCAATCGTGCGTGTCCCGGGGTTTGCCGACCTGTCGGTCCTGCCGGCCGGTACCTTGCCCCCCAATCCCCAGGAACTGCTGAGCCGTGAGGCATTTCGCACGCTGCACACGCTGCTGGAAAACCGCTACGACGTCCTCCTGTACGACCTGGCGCCCTTCGGCTACGGCGCCGACGCACTCGCCGTGGCCGCGCGCGCGGGCGGGGTGCTGCTGGCCGCGCGCAAGGATCATACCCGTGTCGCCGATGTCGCGCGGATGGCCGAGCAGCTGGTCGAGGCCGGGGCCGAGGTCGTCGGCGCCGTCGTCATGGAGTTCTGA
- the xrtB gene encoding exosortase B produces MTSQASSQVSGPTASASTRAAAGTADAPMSRRGFAGLRHAARAALPEWWPVWLGLAALFLPTFASLATGAWIGEEQAHGPMIFALALWLLWRKWAIVQALPPASSATGWAVLAVGLVLHLLGRSQHILMFEIGAIIVVLAAIVLVKHGVSALRVLWFPFFFMLFMVPLPSEFVAAVTMPMKMAVSWATEQLLFAAGYPIGRSGVVLQIGQYQLLVADACAGLQTLLTLEALGLFYLNLMRHPSAFRNIWLALLIVPISFSANVIRVVVLTLVTFYLGDAAGQGFLHGFAGMVLFLTALALILAVDSGLQWLARRRMAGARGGGDMNSRFLASLTRAWQWRPRRP; encoded by the coding sequence ATGACGAGCCAGGCCAGCTCGCAGGTGTCCGGGCCGACGGCAAGCGCGTCCACGCGTGCGGCGGCCGGCACCGCCGATGCGCCCATGTCTCGCCGCGGCTTTGCAGGACTGCGCCACGCAGCCCGCGCGGCGCTGCCGGAATGGTGGCCCGTGTGGCTCGGGCTGGCCGCACTGTTCCTGCCGACCTTCGCCAGTCTGGCGACCGGCGCCTGGATCGGCGAAGAGCAGGCCCATGGACCGATGATCTTCGCGCTGGCACTGTGGCTTCTCTGGCGCAAGTGGGCTATCGTGCAGGCCCTGCCTCCGGCCTCGTCCGCGACCGGCTGGGCGGTGCTCGCTGTGGGCCTGGTGCTGCACCTGCTGGGGCGCTCGCAGCATATATTGATGTTCGAGATCGGCGCCATCATCGTCGTGCTCGCGGCAATCGTGCTGGTCAAACACGGTGTGTCCGCACTGCGCGTGTTGTGGTTCCCCTTCTTCTTCATGCTGTTCATGGTGCCCCTGCCCAGCGAATTCGTGGCCGCCGTCACGATGCCGATGAAGATGGCGGTGTCCTGGGCCACCGAACAGCTGCTGTTCGCAGCCGGCTACCCGATCGGGCGTTCCGGCGTGGTGCTGCAAATCGGTCAATACCAGCTGCTGGTAGCCGATGCCTGCGCCGGCCTGCAAACGCTGCTCACGCTCGAGGCGCTCGGCCTGTTCTACCTGAACCTGATGCGCCATCCCTCGGCGTTTCGCAATATCTGGCTGGCCTTGCTGATTGTTCCGATCTCGTTTTCGGCCAACGTGATCCGGGTCGTGGTGCTGACCCTGGTCACCTTTTATTTGGGCGACGCGGCGGGCCAGGGCTTCCTGCACGGCTTCGCCGGCATGGTGCTGTTCCTGACGGCGCTGGCGCTCATTCTCGCAGTGGACTCGGGGCTGCAGTGGCTGGCGCGACGGCGCATGGCCGGGGCGCGCGGGGGAGGGGACATGAACAGCCGTTTCCTTGCCAGCCTGACCCGGGCGTGGCAATGGCGGCCACGTCGGCCCTGA
- the epsI gene encoding exosortase-associated protein EpsI, B-type yields the protein MAATSALTGALTPSQKTAQARPGFSLEAMVPAQFGAWRIDPAIVPLTPNPEQQGLLEKIYDQTLSRTYVDDGGRRVMLSIAYGGDQSKALQLHLPEVCYVAQGFQLVRDGSDRLTTGYGVLPVQRLVARLQERNEPITYWVTIGEHATRSGIEQKLRRLAYGLSGEIPDGMLVRVSSITNDEPGAWRLQDRFVGELLAAMGPTDRARLIGALR from the coding sequence ATGGCGGCCACGTCGGCCCTGACAGGCGCGTTGACGCCGTCGCAGAAGACAGCCCAGGCGCGGCCCGGCTTCAGCCTGGAAGCAATGGTGCCCGCTCAATTCGGCGCCTGGCGCATCGACCCCGCCATTGTGCCGCTCACGCCCAATCCCGAGCAGCAGGGTTTGCTGGAAAAGATTTACGATCAGACCCTCTCGCGCACCTATGTCGACGATGGCGGCAGGCGCGTGATGCTGTCGATTGCCTACGGTGGCGACCAGAGCAAGGCGCTGCAGCTGCACCTGCCCGAAGTCTGCTACGTCGCGCAGGGATTCCAGCTCGTCCGCGACGGCAGCGACCGCCTCACGACCGGTTATGGCGTCCTGCCCGTGCAGCGCCTGGTCGCGCGACTGCAAGAACGCAACGAACCGATCACCTACTGGGTGACGATCGGCGAACATGCCACGCGCTCCGGCATCGAGCAGAAACTGCGGCGCCTGGCCTATGGCCTGTCGGGCGAGATCCCGGACGGCATGCTGGTGCGCGTATCGAGCATCACGAACGACGAGCCCGGCGCATGGCGGCTACAGGACCGTTTTGTTGGGGAACTGCTGGCCGCCATGGGTCCAACCGATCGTGCACGCCTCATCGGCGCGCTGCGCTGA
- a CDS encoding oligosaccharide flippase family protein → MPALAALATVPLVVAGLGEAGYGLYSLVTAIVGYFAVIDINVTAGSVKYIAAQHARAEHDSVAETLCFGFTVYLLIGTLGALGLYGAAPWLAAEVFAVPATLAGEAVSCLRLAALGFLLGQLQSYLNSVPQGLMRFDVSGRIEMVFGTLVPLLTVAVLMLGQGLYEVIALRVVASALHCLVLWRGVKRLLPRLRWRWPDRALRGSILGFSAYSFLSRFAALSYAHADKLVIGALVGVTGLAYFTVAATLANRVLGLTFRLSGVFFPATSALAAGGELARLGRAYLKATRYLVYVNAAMLVLLAVFAHPLLTARMGADFARSGALVLALMALSQFVDSLTSLPTLVNDGMGYPRLSGVFALARALVGLVLVYAGVAGWGIEGAAWGHLLASLLFTVSFLVVVHGRTVPTQLSHLCAHAYLPGIGAAAIAAVFAGAAERWFDRGSLDFALIALISAALLALLGMVFVVERDDRRWAWAWVKAMAGG, encoded by the coding sequence GTGCCGGCGCTCGCCGCGCTGGCCACCGTCCCGCTGGTCGTTGCGGGCCTGGGCGAAGCCGGCTATGGGCTGTATTCGCTGGTGACCGCCATCGTCGGCTATTTCGCCGTCATCGATATCAACGTTACGGCCGGCTCAGTCAAGTACATCGCGGCCCAGCATGCGCGCGCCGAGCACGACAGCGTGGCAGAGACGCTGTGCTTCGGTTTCACCGTCTATTTGCTGATCGGCACGCTCGGAGCGCTGGGATTGTATGGCGCGGCGCCCTGGCTGGCGGCGGAGGTGTTCGCGGTGCCTGCCACACTGGCTGGCGAGGCCGTATCCTGCCTGCGCCTTGCCGCGCTTGGCTTTCTTCTCGGCCAGCTGCAAAGTTATCTCAATAGCGTTCCGCAGGGGCTGATGCGCTTCGACGTCTCCGGTCGCATCGAGATGGTATTCGGTACGCTCGTGCCGCTGCTGACGGTGGCGGTGTTGATGCTGGGACAGGGCTTGTACGAGGTGATCGCGCTGCGCGTGGTCGCTAGCGCCCTGCATTGCCTGGTGTTGTGGCGCGGCGTGAAGCGCCTGTTGCCGCGCCTGCGCTGGCGCTGGCCGGACCGTGCCCTGCGTGGCAGCATCCTCGGTTTTTCCGCCTATTCCTTCCTCTCGCGCTTCGCCGCGCTCTCGTATGCGCACGCCGACAAATTGGTCATCGGTGCGCTCGTCGGCGTCACCGGCCTGGCTTACTTCACGGTGGCGGCCACGCTGGCGAACCGCGTGCTGGGTCTGACCTTCCGCCTCTCAGGGGTGTTCTTCCCCGCCACCAGCGCACTGGCTGCCGGCGGCGAACTGGCGCGGCTGGGCCGCGCCTACCTGAAGGCTACCCGCTACCTGGTCTACGTGAACGCCGCCATGCTGGTGCTGCTCGCCGTGTTTGCCCATCCGCTGCTCACCGCCCGGATGGGCGCCGATTTCGCGCGCAGCGGCGCGCTCGTACTGGCCCTGATGGCCCTGTCGCAGTTCGTCGACTCGCTTACCAGCCTGCCCACGCTCGTCAACGACGGCATGGGTTACCCCCGCCTGTCGGGCGTGTTCGCGCTCGCTCGTGCGCTCGTTGGCCTGGTGCTGGTCTATGCGGGCGTGGCCGGCTGGGGAATCGAGGGCGCGGCCTGGGGCCACCTGCTGGCTTCCTTGTTGTTTACCGTCAGCTTTCTCGTTGTCGTGCACGGGCGCACAGTGCCAACGCAGCTGTCGCACCTGTGTGCGCATGCCTACCTTCCCGGTATTGGCGCCGCGGCAATCGCCGCGGTCTTCGCAGGCGCGGCCGAACGCTGGTTCGACCGCGGCAGCCTTGACTTCGCCCTGATCGCTTTGATCAGCGCTGCGCTGCTGGCCTTGCTCGGGATGGTGTTCGTTGTCGAACGCGATGACCGCCGCTGGGCCTGGGCATGGGTCAAGGCCATGGCGGGGGGCTAG
- a CDS encoding glycosyltransferase family 2 protein, protein MPTEPRFSIVTCTRNSAATLDDTLASLRAQTCQDFEHIFVDGGSTDGTLDMLAAYPGNKRILRDVGGGISRAMNQGIEAARGAIVAHLHADDYYATPDVLERVGRCFDSSGAGWVVGRIQVLHEGRLLPQYPQRRFSYRAYAAKPRQHPHPAVFVRREWFARAGLFDTSLRYAMDIDLWLRLAALAPPAMLDDTLAIFREHAGSVSSSNKLQARREEFAVRRRYLARAPLAFAVYCLRYLKRMHALRRTTTA, encoded by the coding sequence ATGCCGACTGAGCCCCGATTTTCGATCGTCACCTGCACACGGAACAGCGCCGCCACGCTGGACGACACGCTCGCATCGCTGCGTGCCCAGACCTGCCAGGACTTCGAGCATATTTTCGTCGACGGCGGCTCGACCGACGGCACGCTCGACATGCTGGCCGCCTATCCCGGCAACAAGCGCATCCTGCGCGACGTGGGCGGCGGCATCAGCCGCGCCATGAACCAGGGCATTGAGGCCGCGCGCGGCGCCATCGTCGCCCACCTGCACGCAGACGACTACTACGCCACGCCCGACGTCCTCGAGCGGGTGGGGCGCTGCTTCGACAGCAGCGGCGCCGGCTGGGTGGTAGGCCGGATCCAGGTACTGCACGAAGGTCGCCTGCTGCCGCAGTACCCGCAGCGGCGCTTCAGCTACCGCGCCTACGCCGCCAAACCACGCCAGCATCCCCATCCAGCCGTGTTCGTGCGCCGCGAGTGGTTCGCGCGCGCGGGCCTGTTCGACACCAGCCTGCGCTACGCAATGGACATCGACCTCTGGCTGCGCCTGGCCGCACTGGCGCCGCCCGCCATGCTCGACGATACCCTGGCGATCTTCCGCGAGCATGCCGGCAGCGTTTCATCAAGCAACAAGCTGCAGGCGCGGCGCGAGGAATTCGCCGTGCGGCGCCGCTACCTGGCGCGCGCGCCGCTAGCGTTTGCCGTGTATTGCCTGCGTTATCTGAAGCGCATGCATGCCTTGCGCCGCACTACCACGGCATGA
- a CDS encoding DUF4962 domain-containing protein, whose product MKFNRQGLIQALALASLCALSLNARADWAQSADPLVVQPGPAGSAIQAQNPPGFTWARHSTGPAAYDIEITPAGGAPMVAVVERNWYLPTKALPLGNYTWRVRPSGSSDWSTERSFSITARSTVFEVPDNTTLRQRISAKARPRALPPSFTLYSSWSAAKKTELDPYVSRMNNEIKLQINALPVLSDARWPIAITSPLTAAMASQQTDIRQRINEASRQLEAAAVMWRMKRDPMFLTEALRKGDQLASLDPKGPTSYANQDQATRQISVSLIKAVDSLAGDLDATRKARWLDTVRVRTEEIYRNLAGDNGRLDQYPFDSHGNTSLVFLVLISSLSLGDIPEAQKWFDFSFRAYANAPSPWAGPEGGFANGTAYAEYAAGYLVQLWDPLTQATGVNFYAKPWALGFLDFATQFTPPGSKIHAFGDGSETKPDTRVFHAFGSRMVSPRAAWYVAKLGGTEDTLSLLQAPYPMPVADTKVQLPPSNTAYYPSTGWVSMHSDIGSNARSSLYFKSSPYGSFNHSHGDQNGLLLSVAGQPLLVKAGWYDWYGSPYWTDWYHQTRSQNAITFDGGKGQLVTGYREQLQRNGKIIGYAAQPSYDYTEGDATPSYGGQLTMAKRQVWHLRNAGNAILVRDRLSATVPHTYEFNLHAPVAMVKENAGAVKIAINGQSVCVRSLNPNASFAPWIGPGAKPNVVEDHGAFYLANDGKSVAEFLVLLDVGCKRPEVQVTTSGTVRTVTVAGQSVTLN is encoded by the coding sequence ATGAAATTCAACCGACAGGGCCTGATCCAGGCCCTCGCCCTGGCATCGTTGTGCGCGCTGTCCTTGAATGCGCGCGCCGATTGGGCCCAATCGGCCGATCCACTCGTCGTCCAACCGGGGCCGGCGGGCAGTGCCATCCAGGCCCAGAATCCGCCCGGTTTCACCTGGGCCCGCCATTCCACGGGGCCGGCCGCGTACGACATCGAAATCACCCCGGCCGGCGGCGCGCCAATGGTTGCCGTGGTCGAGCGTAACTGGTACTTGCCGACCAAGGCCCTGCCTCTGGGTAATTACACCTGGCGCGTGCGTCCGAGCGGCAGCAGCGACTGGTCGACCGAGCGCAGCTTCTCGATCACTGCCCGTTCCACCGTCTTCGAAGTGCCGGACAACACCACCTTGCGCCAGCGTATCAGCGCCAAGGCACGCCCACGCGCGCTGCCGCCGTCGTTCACCTTGTATTCGAGCTGGAGCGCGGCCAAGAAGACCGAGCTCGATCCCTACGTCAGCCGCATGAATAACGAGATCAAGCTGCAGATCAATGCGCTGCCGGTCCTGAGCGATGCACGCTGGCCGATCGCCATCACCTCGCCGCTGACGGCCGCCATGGCCTCCCAGCAGACCGACATCCGCCAGCGTATCAACGAGGCCAGCCGGCAGCTGGAAGCGGCGGCCGTGATGTGGCGCATGAAGCGCGATCCGATGTTCCTGACCGAAGCGCTGCGCAAGGGCGACCAGCTGGCCAGCCTCGACCCGAAGGGCCCGACCAGCTACGCCAACCAGGACCAGGCGACACGCCAGATCTCGGTGTCGCTGATCAAGGCGGTCGACTCGCTCGCCGGCGACCTCGACGCCACGCGCAAGGCGCGCTGGCTCGACACCGTGCGCGTGCGCACCGAAGAGATCTATCGCAACCTGGCCGGCGACAATGGCCGTCTCGACCAGTATCCGTTCGACTCGCATGGCAATACGAGCCTCGTGTTCCTGGTGCTGATCTCCTCGCTGTCGCTGGGCGACATCCCGGAAGCGCAGAAGTGGTTCGATTTCTCGTTCCGCGCCTACGCCAACGCGCCCTCGCCATGGGCCGGTCCGGAAGGGGGCTTTGCCAACGGCACCGCCTATGCCGAATACGCCGCCGGCTACCTGGTGCAGCTGTGGGACCCGCTGACCCAGGCGACCGGCGTGAATTTCTACGCCAAGCCCTGGGCTCTGGGCTTCCTCGACTTCGCGACGCAGTTCACGCCGCCAGGCTCGAAGATCCACGCCTTCGGCGACGGTTCCGAGACCAAGCCCGACACCCGCGTCTTCCACGCCTTCGGCTCGCGCATGGTGTCGCCGCGCGCGGCCTGGTACGTGGCCAAGCTGGGCGGCACCGAAGACACGCTGTCGCTGCTGCAGGCACCGTACCCGATGCCGGTGGCCGATACCAAGGTCCAGCTGCCGCCGTCGAACACCGCCTACTACCCGAGCACCGGCTGGGTGTCGATGCACAGCGATATCGGTTCGAATGCGCGCAGCTCGCTGTACTTCAAGTCCAGCCCGTACGGCTCGTTCAACCACAGCCACGGCGACCAGAACGGTTTGCTGCTGTCGGTGGCCGGCCAGCCATTGCTGGTCAAGGCCGGCTGGTATGACTGGTATGGTTCGCCTTACTGGACCGACTGGTACCACCAGACCCGTTCGCAGAACGCCATCACCTTCGACGGCGGCAAGGGCCAGCTGGTGACCGGCTACCGCGAGCAGCTGCAGCGCAACGGCAAGATCATCGGCTATGCGGCGCAGCCAAGCTACGACTACACCGAGGGCGATGCGACGCCGTCGTATGGTGGCCAATTGACCATGGCCAAGCGCCAGGTCTGGCACCTGCGCAATGCCGGCAACGCGATCCTGGTACGCGACCGCCTGTCGGCAACGGTGCCGCACACCTATGAGTTCAACCTGCACGCTCCGGTGGCGATGGTGAAGGAAAACGCGGGCGCGGTGAAGATTGCGATCAACGGCCAGTCGGTGTGCGTACGTTCCCTGAACCCGAACGCCAGCTTTGCTCCGTGGATCGGCCCGGGTGCCAAGCCGAATGTCGTCGAAGACCATGGCGCCTTCTACCTGGCCAACGACGGCAAGTCGGTCGCCGAGTTCCTGGTGCTACTCGATGTCGGCTGCAAGCGTCCGGAGGTGCAGGTCACGACGTCCGGCACCGTGCGCACGGTCACTGTTGCTGGGCAAAGTGTCACGCTGAACTGA
- a CDS encoding beta-1,6-N-acetylglucosaminyltransferase has translation MRQVFLIHAHRDLEQLNTLIARLCDPDFVIYVHLDRKWQVDPAQVHPGARQVQPRVDVRWGGFSQVRAMLGSLRQVIASERDFDKLVFLSAQDYPVLPNAVLKHELAALRGRELIDTVAIGPGGWPAAYRYQFFHREGGALPARLGCAFASRALRLAGRDAAPAWRTGALWRLGLVDTVPTLPDPPARPGGPATAAGTLFQHGSLP, from the coding sequence ATGAGACAGGTTTTCCTGATCCACGCGCACAGGGACCTCGAGCAACTCAACACGCTCATTGCCCGCCTGTGCGATCCGGACTTCGTCATCTACGTCCACCTCGACCGTAAATGGCAGGTCGATCCGGCACAGGTACATCCTGGCGCCCGCCAGGTGCAGCCGCGTGTCGACGTGCGCTGGGGCGGCTTCAGCCAGGTACGCGCCATGCTCGGCTCGCTGCGCCAGGTCATCGCCAGCGAACGCGATTTCGACAAGCTCGTCTTCCTGTCGGCCCAGGACTATCCGGTCTTGCCGAATGCCGTGCTCAAGCACGAACTGGCGGCGCTCCGGGGCCGCGAGCTGATCGATACCGTGGCCATCGGCCCCGGTGGCTGGCCGGCCGCCTATCGCTACCAGTTTTTCCATCGCGAGGGCGGCGCCTTGCCTGCGCGCCTGGGATGTGCGTTCGCCAGCCGTGCCCTGCGCCTGGCAGGCAGGGACGCGGCGCCTGCCTGGCGGACTGGTGCCCTATGGCGGCTCGGCCTGGTGGACACTGTCCCGACCCTGCCTGATCCACCTGCTCGGCCAGGTGGACCAGCAACCGCGGCTGGCACGCTTTTTCAGCACGGTTCTCTGCCCTGA
- a CDS encoding beta-1,6-N-acetylglucosaminyltransferase, with the protein MPYGGSAWWTLSRPCLIHLLGQVDQQPRLARFFSTVLCPDEMFFQTLVMASPFACRVLPQSFRYVQWPEGSARNPMVLVDADFEPIRASGAHFCRKLDSVASAGLRARLEQAAQGRAGG; encoded by the coding sequence GTGCCCTATGGCGGCTCGGCCTGGTGGACACTGTCCCGACCCTGCCTGATCCACCTGCTCGGCCAGGTGGACCAGCAACCGCGGCTGGCACGCTTTTTCAGCACGGTTCTCTGCCCTGATGAAATGTTTTTCCAGACCCTCGTGATGGCCTCGCCTTTCGCCTGCCGCGTGTTGCCGCAGAGTTTTCGCTACGTCCAGTGGCCGGAGGGCAGCGCGCGCAACCCCATGGTGCTGGTCGACGCCGATTTCGAGCCGATCCGTGCTTCCGGAGCGCACTTTTGTCGCAAGCTCGACAGTGTTGCCAGTGCTGGCCTGCGCGCACGCCTGGAGCAGGCTGCGCAGGGTCGGGCTGGCGGCTGA
- a CDS encoding glycosyltransferase family 4 protein — translation MRTRSLSIAYIVRDPLPPLRADVLTLFGAEMPRHGVHTELVGQRGAAPGAPWQGGGMHAVGSLAGRFASILAPLWDALGLLRAARRVRPDCIQVRDKVASAWLGLVAARLLRVPFVYWMSFPIVEGFEARRDALRGRGRGPAWLGHAVRPGLAPAAVPDGVAPRQPPVRAERGDARLARRAGHRA, via the coding sequence ATGCGCACCAGGTCGCTTTCCATTGCTTACATCGTCCGCGACCCGCTGCCGCCGCTGCGTGCCGACGTGCTGACCCTGTTCGGTGCCGAAATGCCGCGTCACGGCGTCCATACCGAGCTCGTCGGGCAGCGCGGCGCGGCGCCTGGCGCGCCCTGGCAGGGTGGTGGCATGCACGCCGTCGGCAGCCTCGCCGGACGCTTCGCCAGCATCCTGGCGCCGCTCTGGGACGCGCTCGGCCTGCTGCGCGCCGCGCGCCGCGTGCGGCCCGACTGCATCCAGGTGCGCGACAAGGTTGCCAGTGCATGGCTGGGACTGGTGGCGGCGCGCCTGCTGCGCGTTCCCTTCGTCTACTGGATGTCCTTTCCCATCGTCGAGGGCTTCGAGGCACGGCGCGATGCCTTGCGCGGGCGCGGGCGCGGTCCGGCCTGGCTCGGGCATGCCGTGCGCCCGGGCCTCGCGCCTGCTGCTGTACCGGATGGTGTTGCCCCGCGCCAGCCACCTGTTCGTGCAGAGCGAGGCGATGCGCGCCTGGCTCGCAGGGCAGGGCATCGCGCTTGA
- a CDS encoding glycosyltransferase, whose protein sequence is MVLPRASHLFVQSEAMRAWLAGQGIALDRMTPVPMGVDAALFDRTSIAPSQDPRLDGRRVVLYLGRVAQSRRSDFLLEVTERLRARLPQVLLVIAGDAPSNDEMAWMRSSIAAHGLDEHVLLTGWLPQREALGYAARAEVGLSPIPRGRLFDVSSPTKLVEYLALGIPGVANDIPDQARVIQESGAGLCVPMQADAFAEATLRLLEDPALAAACAARGPDWVRAHRTYDILARVVAQAYERILPCGPGR, encoded by the coding sequence ATGGTGTTGCCCCGCGCCAGCCACCTGTTCGTGCAGAGCGAGGCGATGCGCGCCTGGCTCGCAGGGCAGGGCATCGCGCTTGATCGCATGACGCCGGTGCCGATGGGCGTCGACGCCGCCCTGTTCGACCGCACATCCATCGCGCCCAGCCAGGACCCCAGGCTGGACGGCCGGCGCGTCGTGCTCTACCTGGGCCGGGTCGCCCAGTCGCGCCGCTCCGACTTCCTGCTCGAGGTCACCGAGCGGCTGCGCGCGCGGCTGCCCCAGGTGCTGCTCGTGATTGCCGGCGATGCGCCCTCGAATGACGAAATGGCGTGGATGCGCTCAAGCATCGCTGCGCATGGCCTGGACGAGCACGTGCTGCTGACGGGCTGGCTGCCCCAGCGTGAAGCGCTGGGCTACGCGGCGCGCGCCGAAGTAGGCCTGTCGCCGATCCCGCGCGGCCGGCTGTTCGACGTCTCCTCGCCCACCAAACTGGTCGAATACCTGGCGCTCGGTATCCCGGGCGTGGCCAACGACATACCCGACCAGGCGCGTGTGATACAAGAGAGCGGTGCCGGGCTGTGCGTGCCGATGCAGGCCGACGCCTTTGCGGAGGCCACGCTGCGCCTGCTGGAGGACCCTGCGCTCGCTGCCGCCTGCGCCGCGCGCGGTCCGGACTGGGTCCGCGCCCACCGCACCTACGACATCCTGGCCCGCGTCGTCGCCCAGGCCTACGAGCGCATCCTGCCATGTGGACCTGGTCGCTGA
- a CDS encoding glycosyltransferase family 4 protein, with protein sequence MKARAPRILMLGTAPEGRGGVAALVSVLRDGGLFEREAVAYVSTHREGGVFAKLGSAASGFSKAALACLRQRPRIVHAHAASGASFLRKSMLLWLARTAGCRTIFHLHGGGFRQFATVRSSMLTQRWIRHTLERSSLVIALSEGWAQFLRGFAPEARVTVVPNAVPLPRQGEQGEQGEQAEQAEPGRILFLGRLECAKGVAELLDAAATPAPRFPQLRLVLAGSGDLEAWRAAVAARGIGAHVELPGWLDAAARERELARASVFCLPSHAEGLPMSLLEAMAAGKAAVATAVGAVPEAVRDGENGLLVPPHDAPALAAALERLLADSALRGRLGTQARATVERHYSTEAVCGQLAAIYNDLAGVR encoded by the coding sequence ATGAAAGCGCGCGCGCCGCGCATCCTGATGCTGGGTACCGCACCGGAAGGGCGGGGCGGGGTGGCGGCGCTGGTGTCGGTGTTGCGCGACGGCGGCCTGTTCGAGCGCGAGGCGGTAGCGTATGTCAGCACCCACCGCGAAGGCGGCGTGTTTGCCAAGCTGGGCAGCGCGGCGAGCGGTTTCTCGAAAGCCGCGCTGGCCTGCCTGCGGCAGCGTCCGCGCATCGTGCATGCACACGCCGCCTCGGGAGCGAGCTTCCTGCGCAAATCGATGCTGTTGTGGCTGGCGCGGACAGCTGGCTGCCGTACCATTTTTCATCTGCATGGCGGCGGCTTTCGCCAGTTCGCCACCGTTCGTTCCAGCATGCTCACGCAGCGCTGGATCCGGCATACGCTCGAACGCAGTTCGCTCGTCATCGCGCTCTCCGAAGGCTGGGCCCAGTTCCTGCGCGGCTTCGCACCGGAGGCACGCGTGACCGTGGTGCCGAATGCGGTGCCCTTGCCGCGGCAGGGCGAGCAGGGCGAGCAGGGCGAACAGGCCGAGCAGGCCGAGCCGGGGCGTATCCTCTTCCTCGGCCGTCTCGAATGCGCCAAGGGCGTGGCCGAGCTGCTCGATGCGGCCGCTACCCCGGCGCCGCGTTTTCCGCAACTGCGCCTGGTACTTGCTGGCAGTGGCGACCTCGAAGCGTGGCGTGCCGCGGTCGCCGCGCGCGGCATCGGCGCGCACGTCGAACTGCCGGGCTGGCTGGATGCGGCTGCACGCGAACGCGAACTGGCCCGGGCATCCGTGTTCTGCCTGCCTTCGCATGCCGAAGGCTTGCCGATGTCCCTGCTCGAGGCCATGGCGGCCGGCAAGGCGGCCGTGGCCACGGCCGTCGGCGCGGTGCCGGAAGCGGTGCGCGATGGCGAAAATGGCCTGCTGGTGCCGCCGCACGATGCTCCGGCGCTGGCGGCGGCGCTGGAGCGGCTGCTGGCCGATAGCGCCTTGCGTGGGCGTCTTGGCACGCAGGCGAGGGCGACGGTGGAACGGCATTACTCAACAGAAGCGGTGTGTGGCCAGTTGGCCGCGATCTACAACGATTTGGCGGGGGTTCGATGA